A stretch of the Sphingobacterium thalpophilum genome encodes the following:
- a CDS encoding YidH family protein, translating into MIEKDISKKINDHLANERTFLAWITTSLGIMGFGFVVVKFSLFIRQITLMLNTGSKIDIEHEYSGVVGVSVVLIGAATVVLAYLKYRKVAKQIEEETFTYGSYGIALIASCMLTIGLLLGWYLIDSL; encoded by the coding sequence ATGATAGAGAAAGATATTTCAAAAAAAATAAATGACCACCTGGCCAATGAACGTACATTTTTGGCATGGATTACGACAAGTCTCGGTATTATGGGGTTCGGGTTTGTTGTTGTCAAATTCTCCTTATTTATTCGGCAGATTACATTGATGCTGAACACCGGATCGAAGATTGATATAGAACATGAGTATTCAGGAGTCGTAGGCGTCTCGGTTGTATTGATCGGGGCTGCTACTGTGGTATTGGCCTACCTTAAATATCGGAAGGTAGCCAAACAGATAGAGGAGGAGACGTTTACTTATGGTTCGTATGGGATTGCGCTGATCGCCTCATGCATGCTCACTATCGGACTATTATTGGGCTGGTACCTAATAGACAGTCTGTGA
- a CDS encoding AraC family transcriptional regulator — MPKKNAPIPLHLFPEEFKPGIVIKKTAVKNLPVNRLDEAHRDDYYLFLILEKGTGLFEIDFQQFHLGSSSVMIIQPYQVHRGIAMDYNAFSVLMISTENINPDYVNLLKDIGPIQPLALAQDTFKVLTDIVDLCLLLSDRQREKLYTSLLTDSCNTLVAFIISQYLMKSRKAEPQNRTEIVWKEFKVLLESDFIQTKQPMHYAEKLKISPAYLNECVKRSTGKPVSYHIQQRVILEAKRLLYHSNQSIKEIATTLGYEDYHYFCRVFAKAVGVTASAFRKRNLE; from the coding sequence ATGCCGAAAAAAAACGCTCCCATCCCATTACATCTATTTCCAGAAGAGTTTAAACCGGGAATCGTAATAAAGAAAACGGCTGTCAAAAATTTACCTGTGAATCGCTTGGACGAAGCACATCGAGATGATTATTATCTATTTCTAATCCTGGAAAAAGGAACAGGTCTATTTGAGATCGATTTTCAGCAATTTCACCTCGGTTCGTCCTCCGTTATGATCATCCAACCTTATCAGGTTCATCGCGGTATAGCTATGGATTATAACGCGTTCTCGGTGCTCATGATAAGTACAGAGAACATAAATCCTGACTATGTCAACCTATTGAAGGACATCGGACCAATTCAGCCTCTTGCCCTTGCCCAGGATACCTTCAAAGTATTGACTGACATTGTCGATCTGTGTCTGCTGCTGAGCGATAGACAACGTGAAAAATTATACACTTCCTTGTTGACAGATAGCTGCAACACCTTAGTGGCATTTATTATTTCACAGTATTTAATGAAATCAAGGAAAGCCGAACCTCAGAACAGGACTGAAATCGTGTGGAAAGAATTTAAGGTTCTATTGGAAAGCGATTTCATTCAAACAAAACAGCCGATGCACTATGCGGAAAAACTCAAAATATCCCCCGCATATCTTAACGAATGCGTTAAAAGATCGACGGGGAAACCAGTTTCTTATCATATCCAGCAACGCGTAATTCTTGAAGCCAAACGCTTACTCTATCATTCCAACCAATCCATTAAGGAAATTGCCACCACCCTCGGATATGAGGACTACCACTATTTTTGCCGTGTCTTTGCTAAGGCTGTTGGCGTGACAGCATCGGCATTTAGAAAACGAAACCTCGAATAG
- a CDS encoding DinB family protein encodes MNTLEQLKSELQSEYEITKNFINLFPEGNNDYAPHVKSMKMMPLATHLVEVFEWPNTILKTAELDFAADEYKPTVLSNKAELVAKLEQDFEAGKRALDHAHEEDLYPTWTIKNAGQTLASWTKYGAIRHALNQITHHRAQLGVYYRLNDIPLPSSYGPSADSQSF; translated from the coding sequence ATGAACACATTGGAACAATTAAAATCTGAACTTCAGAGTGAGTACGAGATTACTAAAAATTTCATTAACCTTTTTCCAGAAGGCAACAATGACTATGCCCCACATGTCAAGAGCATGAAAATGATGCCCTTAGCCACACATCTAGTTGAAGTTTTTGAATGGCCTAACACCATTTTAAAAACTGCGGAACTTGATTTTGCGGCCGACGAGTATAAACCAACAGTTTTATCAAATAAAGCAGAGCTCGTCGCAAAACTAGAGCAGGATTTTGAGGCGGGAAAGAGAGCCTTAGACCATGCGCATGAGGAAGACTTATATCCCACTTGGACGATTAAAAATGCAGGCCAAACTCTCGCAAGCTGGACGAAATATGGAGCCATCCGACATGCATTAAATCAGATTACACATCACCGTGCACAATTAGGTGTATACTACAGATTGAATGACATCCCTTTGCCTTCAAGTTATGGTCCCTCCGCAGACTCACAAAGCTTTTAA
- a CDS encoding YciE/YciF ferroxidase family protein, whose product MKNETGTTPKFKTKGTATVEPALQELFIDGLMDLYWAENHLVKSLPKMIKAATSTALAAAIENHLKETAGHVARLEQVFKLLDKEALAKKCDAMEGLTKEAEGVIGSTEAGTATRDAGIILASQKVEHYEIASYLGLLRLATTLGLDEAAVLLKQTLTEEQTADALLTEVAENEINYIAAGE is encoded by the coding sequence ATGAAAAATGAAACTGGAACAACGCCAAAGTTCAAAACGAAAGGTACAGCTACAGTTGAACCTGCACTTCAGGAACTTTTTATAGATGGGCTGATGGACCTCTACTGGGCAGAAAATCATCTTGTTAAATCGTTGCCAAAAATGATAAAGGCAGCCACGTCGACGGCGTTGGCTGCAGCGATCGAAAATCATTTAAAAGAGACTGCAGGACATGTAGCCAGACTGGAACAGGTATTTAAATTACTGGACAAAGAAGCACTGGCTAAGAAATGTGATGCTATGGAAGGATTGACAAAGGAGGCGGAAGGTGTAATAGGAAGTACAGAAGCGGGGACAGCCACACGGGATGCTGGGATTATTTTAGCATCACAAAAAGTCGAGCATTATGAGATAGCGAGTTATTTGGGCTTGCTTCGTCTGGCGACGACATTGGGTCTAGATGAAGCGGCGGTACTACTGAAACAGACACTAACTGAGGAACAGACCGCGGATGCGCTATTGACTGAGGTTGCTGAAAATGAAATTAATTATATCGCTGCAGGCGAGTAA
- a CDS encoding DUF421 domain-containing protein, which produces MIDFQKIFTDGVELSFLVEIGARTVIMFLIILVILRLSGRRGVRQLTVFEVAIIISLGSAAGDPMFQEDIPIFYAIIVFICVICVYKIITWLTSKSEKITQLLEGKVLPVVKDGVFDIKHENDNTFSRMEFFSELRNLNVEHLGQVKEGVLEIDGTLSVLFYPDEEVKYGLPLFPSSYKSVDIRTSEGPFACMYCGYVISGFENDSVSCSRCQRKQWAKACKNKRV; this is translated from the coding sequence ATGATTGATTTTCAGAAAATTTTTACAGACGGTGTAGAACTGTCTTTTCTTGTCGAGATCGGGGCAAGAACAGTTATCATGTTTCTAATCATATTGGTTATTTTACGTCTTTCCGGAAGGAGGGGTGTTCGCCAATTAACGGTTTTTGAAGTGGCTATTATAATAAGCTTGGGTTCAGCCGCTGGTGACCCCATGTTTCAGGAAGATATACCGATTTTCTATGCGATCATTGTTTTTATATGTGTCATCTGTGTGTACAAAATAATCACCTGGCTTACCTCTAAATCGGAGAAGATTACCCAGTTGTTGGAAGGAAAGGTCCTACCGGTTGTAAAGGATGGCGTATTCGATATAAAGCATGAAAATGATAATACATTTTCCCGAATGGAGTTCTTTTCGGAATTAAGAAATTTAAATGTGGAACATCTCGGACAGGTTAAAGAAGGTGTCTTGGAAATCGATGGTACGTTAAGTGTGTTATTCTATCCGGACGAAGAGGTTAAGTACGGCCTGCCGCTATTCCCTTCCTCTTATAAAAGCGTAGATATCCGCACTTCTGAGGGGCCATTTGCATGCATGTATTGTGGGTATGTAATTTCCGGATTTGAAAATGATTCGGTAAGCTGTTCTCGCTGTCAGCGGAAACAATGGGCCAAAGCCTGCAAAAATAAACGGGTATAG
- a CDS encoding catalase — protein sequence MTKKRETQPKQTKQPENEKIKSLNQHISDAAGENMTTDQGVKINDDQNSLRAGDRGATLLEDFIFREKITHFDHERIPERVVHARGSGAHGVFKLYKPLGHLTKAAFLNDTEIETPVFVRFSTVAGSRGSTDLARDVRGFAVKFYTQEGNFDLVGNNMPVFFIQDAMKFPDLVHAVKPEPDNEIPQAASAHDTFWDFISLMPESAHMIMWLMSDRAIPRSYRMMEGFGVHTFRFINEKGEANFVKFHWKPLLGVHSVAWDEAQNISGKDPDFHRRDLWDAIESGAFPEYELGVQIVPEADEFKFDFDLLDSTKIIPEELVPVQRIGKMTLNRNPDNFFAETEQVAFHIGNIVPGIDFTNDPLLQGRLFSYTDTQLIRLGGPNFHEIPINRPISASHNNQRDGFMRQRIDRGKTSYGPNSLGNNDPVQVKEAQGGFTSYQERIDARKVRARSDSFRDHFSQARLFYHSQSEPEQNHIIDAFSFELGKVKTVAVRQRMVGILSLIDKGLAAGVAFALGLQIPQELEKPINHSIPADGDPADYEPIQVEGKVRKSEALSMKNTIKDSIVSRKVAILAADGVDAASLMAISDAITGAGGIVHVIAPKLGEIIASDNSKIAVEESFLTGASVLYDAVYVPGGKNSVATLEAEANAVHFLNEAFKHCKAIAADKEAVQVLEATYFFDKLPEEFSEETVLAEGIVVEENPDALADKFIKAIAQHRFWDREKPRQVPA from the coding sequence ATGACGAAGAAAAGAGAGACCCAACCGAAACAGACCAAACAGCCGGAAAACGAAAAGATCAAAAGCTTAAATCAGCATATATCGGATGCGGCCGGCGAAAACATGACTACCGATCAAGGAGTCAAAATAAATGACGATCAAAACTCGCTGCGTGCTGGAGATCGCGGAGCTACTCTATTAGAGGACTTTATCTTTAGAGAAAAGATTACGCATTTCGATCATGAACGTATTCCTGAGCGCGTGGTACATGCCCGAGGCTCAGGTGCACATGGCGTTTTCAAGCTATATAAGCCTCTTGGGCATCTGACAAAAGCCGCATTTTTAAACGATACAGAAATAGAGACGCCTGTATTTGTGCGTTTTTCCACTGTCGCAGGCTCCAGAGGCTCTACCGATCTGGCACGGGATGTACGCGGGTTTGCAGTTAAATTCTATACGCAGGAGGGTAATTTCGATCTAGTGGGTAATAATATGCCCGTGTTCTTTATTCAGGATGCAATGAAATTTCCTGATCTGGTGCATGCTGTCAAGCCTGAACCGGACAATGAGATTCCACAAGCAGCTTCTGCCCATGATACCTTCTGGGATTTTATTTCCTTGATGCCCGAGTCCGCACATATGATCATGTGGTTGATGAGTGACCGAGCTATCCCGCGAAGTTATCGGATGATGGAGGGCTTTGGTGTACATACATTCCGTTTTATTAACGAAAAGGGCGAAGCGAACTTTGTAAAATTCCATTGGAAACCATTATTGGGAGTACACTCGGTTGCGTGGGATGAAGCACAGAATATCTCAGGAAAGGATCCCGACTTCCACCGGCGGGATTTATGGGATGCGATTGAGAGTGGCGCTTTTCCAGAATATGAATTGGGAGTACAGATTGTTCCTGAAGCCGATGAATTTAAGTTTGACTTTGATCTGCTGGACTCGACAAAAATTATCCCAGAAGAGCTAGTGCCCGTTCAACGGATCGGAAAAATGACGCTGAACCGTAATCCTGATAATTTCTTTGCGGAGACAGAACAAGTCGCTTTCCATATTGGAAATATTGTCCCTGGTATAGATTTTACCAACGATCCCCTACTTCAGGGAAGGCTATTTTCTTATACGGATACACAATTGATCCGATTAGGAGGGCCTAACTTTCATGAGATACCAATCAATCGGCCGATCAGTGCTTCCCATAACAACCAGCGTGATGGTTTTATGCGGCAGCGGATAGACAGAGGCAAGACAAGTTACGGGCCTAACTCGCTAGGCAATAATGATCCGGTACAAGTAAAGGAAGCGCAGGGCGGGTTTACCAGCTATCAGGAACGTATTGATGCCAGGAAGGTTCGTGCACGAAGCGACAGCTTCCGTGATCATTTCAGTCAGGCAAGATTGTTTTACCATAGTCAGTCTGAGCCTGAGCAAAATCATATCATTGATGCGTTTAGCTTTGAACTCGGAAAGGTAAAGACCGTAGCTGTGCGGCAGCGTATGGTCGGTATATTATCCTTAATCGACAAAGGGCTGGCCGCTGGGGTTGCGTTTGCGTTAGGCCTCCAAATCCCTCAAGAACTCGAAAAACCGATCAATCATAGTATTCCTGCAGATGGAGATCCCGCAGATTATGAACCTATACAGGTGGAAGGGAAGGTGAGGAAGTCTGAAGCTTTGAGTATGAAGAATACGATAAAAGACAGTATTGTCAGCCGCAAGGTTGCTATCCTGGCGGCCGATGGCGTTGACGCGGCTTCTCTGATGGCTATTAGCGATGCGATCACTGGAGCTGGAGGTATTGTTCATGTCATTGCTCCTAAATTAGGTGAGATCATTGCATCGGATAATTCGAAAATAGCTGTGGAGGAAAGTTTTCTGACCGGAGCATCGGTGTTGTATGATGCCGTTTATGTACCGGGCGGGAAGAATAGTGTGGCTACGCTGGAAGCTGAAGCTAATGCAGTTCATTTTCTCAACGAAGCCTTTAAACATTGCAAAGCAATTGCTGCGGATAAGGAAGCTGTCCAGGTGTTGGAAGCTACTTATTTTTTCGATAAACTCCCCGAAGAATTTTCAGAGGAAACAGTGCTGGCTGAAGGTATAGTTGTCGAAGAGAACCCAGATGCTTTGGCCGATAAATTTATTAAAGCTATTGCACAGCACAGATTCTGGGACCGCGAAAAACCAAGGCAGGTTCCTGCTTAA
- a CDS encoding DUF4382 domain-containing protein, which yields MSTNAFILVAALFVVFYSCHKDDSPSPPHASLTVRFKDASDHYDAVYLNIQKIWTRTSSGSGTLQSTTEPLNISSIKKDTVIAQGNVPTGKVQEIILELANEGNEVWTAGTRHPLKIDKDKYIDVKMAIDAEIGISQINTLFLDFDVLKSIARTTDGQFVLNPVVEGVLMRNANGATSLTYDEE from the coding sequence ATGTCTACAAACGCATTTATTCTTGTTGCAGCCCTATTTGTTGTTTTTTACAGTTGTCATAAAGACGACAGTCCGTCGCCCCCCCATGCTTCCCTAACCGTCAGATTCAAGGATGCTTCAGATCATTATGATGCGGTATATCTGAACATACAAAAAATCTGGACACGTACCTCGTCTGGAAGTGGTACTCTCCAATCAACGACAGAACCACTCAATATTAGTTCGATAAAGAAAGATACGGTCATTGCACAGGGAAATGTGCCAACGGGCAAAGTTCAGGAAATAATACTCGAATTAGCAAACGAAGGAAATGAAGTCTGGACAGCCGGTACGCGCCATCCCTTGAAAATTGACAAAGACAAATATATTGATGTCAAAATGGCCATAGATGCTGAGATTGGCATTAGTCAGATCAATACGCTCTTTCTTGATTTTGATGTGTTAAAATCAATCGCAAGGACCACAGATGGACAATTCGTACTCAATCCTGTTGTAGAAGGTGTACTAATGAGAAACGCGAATGGAGCAACCTCGCTAACATATGACGAAGAGTAA
- a CDS encoding protein-disulfide reductase DsbD N-terminal domain-containing protein yields the protein MKKFLLLMVTVIFAVTGAFAQIHRPVKWTVASKKLNSKEAVVYVKASIQNGWHIYSQHVKEGGPIPTSFTFTKGADYALVGKMAEPKPKVKHEEVFKMDVGYFTNEVIFQQKVALKKGTATVRGTVEWQACDASQCLPPDDYAFAVTIK from the coding sequence ATGAAAAAGTTCTTATTGTTAATGGTCACAGTCATATTTGCAGTGACCGGAGCATTCGCTCAAATTCACAGGCCCGTAAAATGGACCGTGGCTAGCAAGAAATTAAACAGCAAAGAGGCTGTCGTATATGTTAAAGCCAGTATCCAGAATGGTTGGCATATCTATTCCCAGCACGTTAAGGAGGGCGGGCCCATTCCGACTTCTTTCACTTTTACAAAAGGCGCTGATTATGCGTTGGTCGGTAAAATGGCAGAACCAAAACCTAAAGTAAAACATGAAGAAGTTTTCAAAATGGACGTGGGTTACTTTACCAACGAAGTCATATTTCAGCAAAAGGTGGCTTTGAAAAAAGGTACAGCCACTGTGAGAGGAACCGTTGAATGGCAGGCCTGTGATGCCTCTCAATGCCTCCCACCTGATGACTATGCGTTTGCAGTGACCATCAAATAA
- a CDS encoding DUF4382 domain-containing protein, translated as MKINSIIAALATVSLLGSCSSDDTPSTQRTPVTIKITDAPAYYDAIELNIDEIEIRTTSGSESIDVDGGPFNILNYTMGKDTVIAGDDVPSGMIQEIRLKLEDEGNQIWVDGVAHPLNTPSGQSSGVKIKIQDELIPNVAYTLLLDFDASKSIVRTGNGRYLLKPVIRAIPVATSGAISGTVSPAASLAHVFAINGTDTVGTLANDAGKFYFPGMPEGTYKVKVEPSVESYNTTIKEDVQVVKGSVTDVGIINVQ; from the coding sequence ATGAAAATAAATTCCATTATCGCTGCGTTAGCAACTGTGTCGTTGCTGGGCAGCTGTAGTTCGGACGATACGCCGTCTACACAAAGAACTCCTGTAACTATTAAAATTACCGATGCCCCCGCCTATTACGATGCGATCGAGTTAAACATTGACGAGATTGAAATCCGTACAACTTCTGGTAGCGAAAGCATTGATGTCGATGGAGGACCATTTAATATCCTAAACTACACGATGGGAAAGGATACTGTTATTGCCGGAGATGATGTCCCTTCAGGCATGATCCAGGAAATTAGGCTAAAACTCGAGGACGAAGGTAATCAGATATGGGTAGATGGTGTTGCGCACCCGCTCAATACGCCCAGTGGACAATCTTCCGGCGTGAAGATTAAAATTCAGGACGAATTGATCCCTAACGTCGCCTACACACTCTTACTTGATTTTGACGCATCAAAATCCATTGTAAGGACTGGCAATGGACGATATCTACTGAAGCCCGTCATTCGTGCAATTCCGGTGGCTACCTCGGGTGCTATCAGCGGTACTGTGAGTCCTGCAGCTTCATTAGCCCATGTTTTTGCGATCAATGGCACGGACACTGTGGGGACGTTGGCCAATGACGCAGGCAAATTCTATTTTCCCGGCATGCCCGAAGGGACATATAAGGTTAAGGTGGAACCTTCAGTAGAAAGCTATAACACCACCATTAAAGAGGACGTGCAGGTCGTTAAAGGAAGTGTAACAGACGTCGGTATCATCAACGTCCAGTAG
- a CDS encoding ROK family protein, translated as MSLIDLSKRVALGIDIGGTNTKFGVVNHRGEVLERGSIKTDDYASVEEFIDALYEKAYPLIQMAGGETNFDGIGVGAPDANYYTGTIDHAPNLPWKGVIHFSDLMTAKFNIPCTITNDANAAAYGEMLFGAARGMKDFIMITLGTGVGSGIVAGGKLIYGHDGFAGELGHTIVKPGGRKHWSTGSEGSLEAYASATGITITAKKMRAEFPESMLNDYAEDAINSKTVHECALKGDPIAIEVFRYTGQKLGEALANFVMFSSPEAILLFGGVIKAGDFILKPAKLHMERNLFPLFRNKVKLVFSELEEADAAILGASALVWEK; from the coding sequence ATGTCATTAATAGATTTATCAAAACGCGTAGCACTGGGAATAGATATCGGAGGTACCAATACGAAATTTGGTGTCGTCAATCATCGGGGTGAAGTACTTGAAAGAGGAAGTATAAAAACAGACGATTATGCAAGCGTCGAAGAGTTTATCGACGCGCTTTATGAAAAGGCCTACCCGTTAATTCAAATGGCCGGTGGTGAAACGAACTTTGACGGAATCGGGGTGGGTGCTCCCGATGCAAACTATTATACGGGGACCATAGACCATGCTCCCAATCTTCCCTGGAAAGGGGTAATTCACTTTAGTGACCTCATGACGGCCAAGTTTAATATTCCTTGTACAATTACCAATGATGCCAATGCCGCTGCTTATGGTGAAATGCTGTTTGGTGCTGCCCGTGGTATGAAGGACTTTATCATGATCACGTTAGGTACCGGAGTTGGGAGCGGTATTGTCGCTGGTGGTAAGCTTATTTATGGACATGACGGGTTTGCAGGAGAATTAGGACATACGATTGTCAAGCCCGGTGGAAGAAAACATTGGAGTACAGGCTCAGAGGGCAGTCTGGAGGCTTATGCTTCAGCGACCGGAATAACGATAACAGCAAAAAAAATGCGCGCAGAATTTCCCGAATCCATGTTGAATGATTATGCTGAAGATGCTATCAACTCCAAAACGGTACACGAATGCGCTTTGAAAGGGGACCCTATCGCCATAGAAGTATTCAGATACACAGGACAGAAGCTGGGGGAAGCACTGGCAAATTTTGTGATGTTTTCCTCTCCTGAGGCTATTTTACTGTTTGGCGGTGTCATTAAGGCCGGCGATTTTATTTTAAAACCAGCAAAATTACATATGGAAAGAAACCTTTTTCCTTTATTTCGAAATAAAGTTAAACTGGTCTTCAGTGAGCTCGAAGAGGCTGACGCCGCTATTCTTGGAGCAAGTGCTTTAGTTTGGGAAAAATAA
- a CDS encoding 2-hydroxyacid dehydrogenase, translating to MSIALVISGIRSNDWKTEILNLLPGTKVEIYPHIEDFKTVDFILAWKPDQGYHNQFPNLKVIQSAGAGVDHLYLDLLPEQVTICKIVDPMLQKDMLEHVLTCILSSMKNFPDYFSDKCLKRWRPQEYQTIEDVTVTVLGLGKIGSYVATGLVRFGFNVRGWSSSPKDLEGIACFSGQGSLYESVRDADFIINILPLTADTSGILNGYFFQACGPGTVLLNVGRGGHVVDRDLLEAMDSGNIKAAYLDVFQHEPLPEEHPFWQAKNLFLTPHVASRTNIKSSVGQVVENYKRMMHNQPLLNEVSRKKGY from the coding sequence ATGAGTATTGCATTAGTCATTAGTGGTATACGTTCAAACGATTGGAAAACGGAGATCCTAAACTTGCTACCGGGAACAAAAGTTGAGATTTATCCCCATATAGAAGATTTCAAAACAGTGGATTTTATTCTGGCGTGGAAGCCTGATCAGGGGTATCATAATCAATTTCCCAACTTAAAGGTAATACAGTCAGCGGGAGCGGGGGTGGATCATCTGTATTTAGATTTGTTACCCGAGCAGGTTACCATATGTAAAATAGTGGACCCCATGCTACAAAAAGATATGTTGGAACATGTCTTAACCTGTATCCTGAGTTCTATGAAAAACTTTCCAGATTACTTTTCAGATAAATGTTTGAAACGATGGCGTCCGCAGGAATATCAGACTATTGAAGATGTTACAGTGACGGTTTTAGGTCTGGGTAAAATAGGCAGCTATGTAGCAACCGGTTTAGTCCGTTTCGGATTTAATGTGCGAGGCTGGTCAAGTTCGCCGAAGGATCTGGAAGGAATAGCGTGCTTTTCTGGACAAGGTTCATTGTATGAATCCGTTCGAGACGCCGATTTTATTATCAATATCCTGCCTCTTACAGCCGATACGAGCGGAATATTAAATGGCTACTTTTTTCAAGCCTGTGGGCCCGGTACTGTTCTGCTTAACGTCGGGCGTGGAGGGCATGTGGTCGATAGAGATTTATTGGAAGCCATGGACAGTGGGAATATAAAAGCAGCTTATCTCGATGTATTTCAGCACGAACCATTGCCTGAAGAACATCCTTTCTGGCAAGCTAAAAACCTATTTCTTACTCCGCATGTGGCGAGCCGTACGAATATAAAATCGTCGGTAGGCCAAGTGGTTGAGAATTATAAAAGGATGATGCATAATCAACCCTTGCTCAATGAGGTGTCGCGGAAAAAGGGGTACTGA
- a CDS encoding DUF6496 domain-containing protein produces MAKYSKKASEKVEETMHEMKEGKLKSGSGKKVTSKKQAVAIGLSEARKEGAKVPKKKS; encoded by the coding sequence ATGGCAAAATATTCAAAAAAAGCATCAGAGAAAGTAGAAGAAACGATGCATGAGATGAAAGAAGGGAAATTAAAATCGGGTAGCGGCAAAAAAGTCACGTCGAAAAAACAAGCCGTAGCCATAGGACTTTCCGAAGCCAGAAAGGAAGGCGCTAAAGTACCTAAGAAGAAGTCCTAA
- a CDS encoding Gfo/Idh/MocA family protein has product MIENHLNRRKFIQGTGALFTLSALQAKGLSLTPSKRMKVGLIGAGWYGKSDLFRLIQVRDVDVVAVCDVDEKHLEEAGQLISKRQVSGQHPQLYQDYRDMLADHRLDLVLIATPDHWHARQAIDAMRSGAHIYLQKPISVDVLEGEAILSCARKYNRKVQVGTQRRSTAHLINAKERVIDQGLLGKISHVEMCCYYHMRKNGNPPQQPIPDFLDYDMWTGPAPLRPYDGLPHGGWWRTFMEYGNGITGDMGMHMFDTVRWLLHLKWPKRISATGGIYVQKNGKSTIADTQTAIFEYEGLNCIWQHRTWGNAADPEYPWAFIIYGDRGTLKGSVMKYEYIPTGEGLPIRGEVVYEREKFPEDLQEPRIELHTAPATRQHMLDLLSAIENDHLPIADIEEGHISTACCILANLAMQLNRPVQYDPHRKICIGDPEATALLRRSYRAPWQHPYVS; this is encoded by the coding sequence ATGATTGAAAACCATCTAAACCGTAGAAAGTTTATTCAAGGCACCGGTGCATTATTTACGTTATCGGCTTTGCAAGCGAAAGGTCTATCACTTACCCCTTCGAAGCGGATGAAAGTTGGACTTATTGGAGCTGGCTGGTATGGAAAGAGCGATTTGTTTAGACTGATACAAGTTCGTGATGTGGATGTCGTTGCGGTTTGTGATGTAGACGAAAAACATCTGGAGGAGGCAGGGCAGCTCATCAGTAAAAGACAAGTATCTGGCCAGCATCCACAGTTATACCAAGATTATAGAGATATGCTTGCCGACCACCGACTGGACTTGGTTCTTATTGCTACGCCGGATCATTGGCATGCCAGGCAAGCGATCGACGCTATGCGCTCAGGTGCACATATCTATCTACAGAAGCCAATCAGTGTTGATGTCCTCGAAGGCGAAGCTATACTGAGCTGTGCTCGAAAATATAACCGGAAAGTACAGGTAGGGACACAGCGGCGGAGTACTGCACATCTAATAAACGCAAAAGAGCGCGTAATTGATCAAGGACTGCTAGGTAAAATTTCCCATGTTGAGATGTGCTGTTATTATCACATGCGAAAGAACGGTAATCCTCCGCAACAGCCCATACCAGATTTTCTTGATTACGACATGTGGACAGGTCCAGCACCATTGCGGCCATATGACGGGCTGCCTCATGGTGGCTGGTGGCGTACATTTATGGAATATGGCAATGGCATTACGGGCGATATGGGTATGCATATGTTTGATACCGTCCGCTGGCTATTGCATTTGAAATGGCCAAAAAGGATTAGCGCGACAGGAGGGATATATGTACAGAAGAACGGGAAGTCGACCATAGCGGACACGCAGACTGCGATCTTTGAATACGAGGGGCTGAATTGTATATGGCAACACCGGACCTGGGGCAATGCGGCTGATCCCGAATATCCCTGGGCATTCATCATTTATGGAGACCGTGGTACGCTAAAAGGAAGTGTAATGAAATACGAATATATACCCACGGGAGAAGGGTTACCAATAAGGGGAGAGGTTGTATATGAAAGAGAAAAGTTCCCAGAAGATCTGCAAGAGCCGCGCATAGAGTTACATACAGCGCCCGCTACGCGGCAACATATGTTAGATCTTCTCTCTGCAATAGAAAATGACCATCTTCCGATAGCGGATATCGAAGAAGGGCATATATCCACCGCATGTTGTATATTGGCTAATTTAGCTATGCAACTGAATCGGCCTGTGCAATATGATCCGCATCGGAAGATATGTATCGGTGATCCAGAAGCTACGGCCTTGCTCCGGAGGTCCTACCGTGCCCCGTGGCAACACCCTTATGTATCGTAG